Genomic window (Lycium ferocissimum isolate CSIRO_LF1 unplaced genomic scaffold, AGI_CSIRO_Lferr_CH_V1 ctg18095, whole genome shotgun sequence):
taattttgtaaagcTTAGTTCAATTCATTTGTAAAGCAACATCTTGAACATCAAATGCAACATAAAGACAAATTCAAATTCCTGAATTTTATCCAAAAGATTTCCTGCTGCAAGTTTATCAAGTTTGATTGAGaatcttctttcatatctttaAGCACATTAGCAATTGAAGAAAATATAATCATGGAAATTTTCGAAAGGCCTTAAAATGAGATCCCCAACGAGTCGTTGGAGGCCACGCTCCCGATTCAAGCCTTGCCAAGAAAATTTCTCCGGCTTTAAgtaattcttccaacttctccacttgGTGTTGTCGAAGTAATCTGCTCTTAAAAGATGCTCCAATAGTATTCAATACATTAGTGACAATATAAAAGAACTTTTTCACATCTGAGTGCTTTTTAGAAACGATCTCACAAGTATCAATTGCAATCGATgagcaaaaaaatgaatataatatGCAGATGAGCATCTTGCAAAATCAAAGACTTTAGgctatttttttctccttgcATATTACTAGCTACATCGTAACCTTGTCCACGTAATTTCGATAGACATAGCGAATGATCCTCAAGTAAAGAATAAATTGCTTTATGTAATGATCTTGCAAATGTATCACTCACATGGACAATGCCCAAAAAGTGCTCTATTAGCTCCCCACTTTTGTCAACGTATCGCAAGACTAGGGCCATTTGCTCTTTATGTGAGATGTCCTTTGATTAGATGTCCTTTAATTCATCAACTAATATTCCAAAACCATTCAAGTTTTTGATGATAGCTTTAATTATTTCTTTAGTACAAGAATCCACAATCTCCTTTTGAATtgtcgaacaaatcatcatatcattttTGAGCATGTTTTAATATTACATTTTCCACATCCGGATGGTTATGACCATGAAattccaaaagttcaagaaaaagacCTTAGTATTCGGAATCTTCACTCTCATCATGACCACGAAATGATAATCCATTTATAAGGAGAAACCTTACCACATTAATCGAGTGCGTTAAGCTTAATTCAATAATCACTCTTGTCTTTCTCATTGTGATTGACAAAAGAAGCTTGAATCGATTGACATTGATTCTTCAAATCTAGCATCCTATCGAAACATTTATTACGAATGCTatttacttatcgaaacatttATTACGAATACTATTTACTTCACCAACATGTTATTTAAGTCTCTCCGGACCATGGTTCCAACTCCTAAAACCATTGTCTGCAAATGCTCTCCCTGCATTATCAcgactttcaaattcattttttaacaaataacaacacaaacaaaatgCAGCATCATCTTTTATGCTATATTCCAACCAGCCAAAATATGGAGGCTTATACCACCTAGGATTAAATTGACGCATCTTGTCTCCAAACTTAGTTTTAGGAAATTCTTTTGGTTTCGATTGATAAGGCCCTTTCTGAATATAATATCTCCTCACATTTTCTTGAATGTTAGGACTACACTGAGAAATGGGTCTTCTTACTTTGGGATCGTGTTCAAGAGATCCGAACTCAAGAATACAATCAACATTTGAAGGACGGGATGGAATTGTCTCTCTTTGAATTTCTGGAGTTATATGCGAACTAACGGATGGACGGCTACATCCAATGTACAACTTAGTCACGTATTTATCCATTTTGATTCCTACAAATTTAAATAACTATTCAACTTAGTCACAAATTTATCACTTgcaaatcatatatatatatatacatatatatatatataagcaggCCAAAGGCCCGCTGACGTGGCACTATCTAAAGCCAAGAAactcatttatcttttttctccaatttttggAGTTTTCTCCTATTTTCCTAATTTACTCATTATTAGTAATTAGTAAAAACTACCAAAACACATACAAAAGCCACGGGTTCTCATAAAACATAACGTTTACTCCGAAACGTTTCTTATTCCCTCATTCATCACGCCTACTGCAAACGCTCatctctcttcctctcttccATGAATATTTTCCCCTCCTTCCTCCGTGTATTCCTATTTCTCTTCTGACATTTTTTATTGGAAAATCTGCTTCAACTATGATATACTTCACTTTTTCCTCACTTGATTTATCTTAAtatggaaaatgatttttggactGTGTTTCGTTTACATCCCGTTATTAAAATTTAAACCTTTTGGTCATTTGGCTTCACTTTCTTGCAGCTTCAATCACAAAGTGAAGAGAAGCATTTTTCCAGTAATTGGAGCAAAAAGATCAATCACTATTTATCAATACTTGGTATTGTCATTCTTCTCTCCCTTTTATTCCAAGTTAATTAACTTTTTGTGTCAGCATCTACGTATTTCTATTTCATTACTGTGCATTTTTCCAAGTACTATGTTGTGGCTATCCTACAAAGATTGCATTTGCATTTTATTTGCTTCAATCAGTGAGATTTGTAGGATAAAGCAGAATATGAAGTAATTTTTAAACTATCAATAATTTATGCATAtcacaagagaaataaagaaacaaagatAGGTTAGAAGATTTCGGtagtgaaatgaaaaataattactaattttatttgaatggATTAAATCGTTTCGTTAATAATTGGCATTCTTATATTTTACTGTTTTCAATTCTTCGTTTTTAGATCTTTTCTTAACCTGATATATTCCCTCCGGTCCATTTTAGCTCtagtgtttttcttttatatgtccTTTAAGAAATTATGAATAAAAAGGGCTTTTTGACTATTATAACCTTATTTGTTCTTCAATCATTCATCATATTAATCTCTCTTCAATAAATGTTTTCTCTATTTATGTACTTATCCATCAATTATGTGTTTGTACTCTTCACATTTAGATTTTTATGCGATGTAATCAATGTTTATTACTTTCAATTTGATTACTATGGGATTTTGTATCACTGACACAACTAACATAAACTAACTAATTGTAATAGCAGCTATCTCAATGATAAATTCGTTGTTAAAATTCGTTCGTGTTTACACCAACTCAGAATGGAATGATTGAATAGTTCCATTACTCGCAATAATAGTTGCTCTTGGAATGTCTAAATTTCATTAGTCTTTATCTGTGGGTGGTTTACCGCCTTTTTAGCGAAAACTGGAAGCTCTTCTTTTGTTATATGACGTATGTATAGGTTGGAAGAGGATCGGAGCTAGAAAATGCTTTGCCTCTTGAGATTATTGATAAGGCCTTTGTGGCATTCAGAAATGATATTGTCACTGCTTTCGAGTATTGTTGTTTTTGGATTATGATTTATAAGGTTTTGCTCTTAGTTATTTATTTGGCTTTGCCAAGTTCCCTCCCTGAAAGGTGTACTGCTCTACAGATTTAGACAGACTCATGCTCCCCTTTTCCTGATACATGTAAATAAGCTAATAGCAAGGGGAAATAGCTTTTTACTAATTGTATCTTGCTTAGAATTTGTTCCTAGGATTCACATTCAAAGTGTAATAACTGTCTGATGTAAAAATAATGACCATTATAGCTTTCTTG
Coding sequences:
- the LOC132042813 gene encoding uncharacterized protein LOC132042813; translated protein: MDKYVTKLYIGCSRPSVSSHITPEIQRETIPSRPSNVDCILEFGSLEHDPKVRRPISQCSPNIQENVRRYYIQKGPYQSKPKEFPKTKFGDKMRQFNPRWYKPPYFGWLEYSIKDDAAFCLCCYLLKNEFESRDNAGRAFADNGFRSWNHGPERLK